In Flammeovirga kamogawensis, the sequence AAGTAGTGTAATTTTTTAATGTAACCTATATCAATTGGTAGGCTTTTAAGACTATTATGATTAATATCTAATTGTTCTAAAATGGTACATTTTACTAACCCTTCTTGTAATGCAACTAATTCTCTATTTCCTATTAACCCTAATGTTTTAAGGGAATCCAGATCTGTAAGAAAACTTGGAAAGGTACTTATATTACCATTTTCTATTTCAAACATCCTTAAATGATCTAGGTTTTTAAAGGAGCTGTGAAAGGTTACTTTACTAAGATCACAATTTTTAAAATGGAATGTTTCTAACTTGCTTAAATTACCTATACTTGATGGTAGTGAAGGGACATAACCATCATACATTCTTATTTTGTCTAAGTTGCGGAGTTGATCAATTTCAGTAGGAATATTTAGAGTATCTGCATTGATCAATATCTTTTCTAATGATTTCATTTCGCAAAGCATTTTAGGAAAATGTTTGAGTTTTGTATCATCACTCCAAAGTATTTTCAACTTTTTTAGTTTTTTAAAACTCGCTGGTAACTCAGCAATTGGATTTCCCCTTAAGTACAATTCTTCTAAATTTTCTAACTCTCCAATCTCATCAGGTAATGTAGAAATTTGATTTCCTGTTAGATTCAATACCTTTAGATTTTTAAGGCTTAAAATTTCTTTGGGAAAGGTAGTAAACTTGTTATTACTTAAATCTAGAGACTTTAAATTATCTAAATCTTGAATAGAAGTTGGTAAATCTTGAAGTAAATTATCACAAAGGTCCATTACTTTCAAAGTAGGAATATGAAAAGCATCGTCATTAATCTTCGTTACTCCATTGTACATTATGTTTAGTTCATACAATGAATCATATTTATTAATGAACTCTGGAATTGATGTCATCTCCTTATTAAAAGAAATAGTTAACCGCTTTAATTTTGTGAAAGCTAAAATTTCTTTTGGAACGGTTTGATAGTACTTACAAACAACATAGTGAGTGAAATGTCCATTTTCTATTACTACATTTTTGTATGAGCCACTTTTTTGATTATCCGCAATTGCTAATATTTTATTTTCAGCCTCTTGCTCACTTAATGTTACACAGCTTGTAATAAATATTAGTGAAACTAATAGTATAATATAGTTTTTCATAATTGTTCTATTTTGTTCTATACTTAAAAAATTCCCATCCATATCGTTCTTTATCGATATATAGGTTATATAAGACTTTTTCCTCAAATGAAGAATATAATTCTTCTTCATTACTTAAAGTAACTGTCCTTCCTATCATACTTCCTTTAGGGATAAATTTTTCAGTCTTCTTCTCAAAAAAGTCAGACGGACTTTTACCAAAATACCTTTCCATAAAAGTTAGATCAAAACCATTTGGAAACTCTCTCATTTGCCATTGATCATTCTTAGAGTGTTTACTTTTGAGCATCGCCGTAGCAAAGTTATTGATGATCGCATGGTAAGTACTTTGATGCTCTTTCATTAGCTTATCCCAACTAGGACTTTTAGAAACAAGACTCTCTTTATCTTCTTTATAGTTTCCTTTCCAATCTGTAACTTCCTGTCCGGATAAACGTTGAAGCTGTTCTAATTCAAAAGCTTTTTCTTTTTCACTACCCACATTAGCCTCTTCTTTCTCACCTCTAATCTGATTGTAATAGGCAGATAGCTGAGCGATTGAATTGTCTCCAAAAGAAATGTATTTTTGTTGAGAATTTGCTGCAGCAAGCTTTGCTTCTAATGTTACTTTTAACCTTAAAGCAGGATTCATATACAAAGGAATATCCTTAATATTGACTTCGGCAGAATCATTCTGGAAAATATGAAACGACTCATAAAAAATTTGATGATCCGATTTACTAAATTTTAGGAAAAGAGAGATGCTTGAATTACTCTCTGCACCTATCATTTTTGTTTCAGTAGATCCGTATATTTTATTATCCATAGCGTCACCATTAGGATAAAAATAGTTTATAAGTTGTTTATCAATATCTACAAACTTATTAGCAATTGAGGTCAATACATTAGATACATTATCAAATACAAATCCACCAGTACCTTTTACTTTATCAATCACAAAAGAATTTTTGTCCATCAATTGTTGTAAGGTTTCATGCAGTTTTTTAAACAAATTAGAGTTTGGTATCTCTTTTAGTTTTTCAATTATTTTGTTTTGACGCTCATTATCTTTAAGGTTTTTAAAACTTTTACTAAGCCTGTCAATAAGCCCTTTTTGTAGGTCTAAATTTAGGAGAATATCAAAACCATTTACATCTTTATTTGCATTTGCTGAAGTTCTTACAAAACTTACCTGAAACCCTATTATATCTTTAACTTCTGTTGAAAGAGTAAGATTGAAATTACGTCCTTTTGATTCTTTCCTTTTGAAGTCTTTAGAGGCATCTAATGATTTTTTACGATCTATCTCACCCTCTTTATCATAAAAAAACTTTTCATATTCAGAACCATCAGCAATTGATCCCGAAATATTATACCCTACTTCTTGACCAGTTTGTGATTCTAATTTCCCTAAATTATAGACATTCCATAGTCTAGCGTTTCCTTCTTCAAAAGATGCAGGTATCCCTTTATGCTTTTTAAAATATTCTTTTTCTCCATCCTCACTTGTAATGAAAATTTGTGCTAGCTGATATTTTAGATATTCTTCTAAATTATCTATTGAGTTGAAATTAAGTTGTTTGTTCCAACTATAACCACCGCCAATTTCCACATTAGCTTTATCTGTTTCTGCTCCAGCTGCTGCTTTAACATAAAAATTAATAGTAGTAGATACTCCACCTTGACTTGCACTAATACCAGAGGTTAGTCCTGCAGTTCCTTTTACATACAAAATTACAATTTTACCTTTAACTGTAAATTCTAAAGTAAATTCTAGAGATCCTTCTCCTAAGTTTTCTAATTTTTCATCTGTAGTACCAGTAATTAAATAACGGATTGTTTTTTCTAACCATTCTGAATCACCATCCTTAACTTCTCCTAATTTGACATTTCTTTTATTTGCAGATCTATGGTAATTTTGAAATGGACTTCCTAAACCTAATATATCGTTAGTAGATTGTTCAGAACTATATAACTTTTTTAATAACATATAGTCGTTTGTAACAGTGGGTATTTCACCCATCTCATACATATTGCGAACTATATTCTCAAGAAAACCAGTATTAAGAGATCCTAAGTTGATTACTTCCCCCTCTTGGAGAAATATTAACCGTTCCTTATTGGCTACTTTGATTTTTTTTCCACAAATCGCTTCCCAACCTTTATGGGCGTTAGCTTGAAGCATTTCTATTCCATCAATACCTGTTTTCTGGGTGATATGTGAAAACCCCTCTCCCTTTACAATTTTATACTTAACTATTGTGTTTTGAAAAGTTGGATGTTCTGGATTAGAGCAGCTAAATGTAATTCCTCCTTGTTGGGGTCCATATAAAAGGAGTGCTTTTTTTTGAGTAGATAGGTTACGCTTAACCTCTTGTCGTATTACTTGGGCTTTAGCAGTAGACTCTCTAACTTTTTGTTCATCTTTTTCTTTTGGCTTTTCTGTATAAGACAATTTATATGCGAGGCCATCACTTTCTAATGCTTGTGTTATATCAAATCCTTCTAGACCTGTATTTATCGCTGCAAAATCTATTGAATAATCGTCATCTTCTTCTAAATCTATGTAGTTAGTTTTAGACTTGCTCATGTTTAATTAGTTTTTAGTTTTCGTCATTAGTTTTTATATTTTTAGAATCATAAGATAATTACAAAGATTTAACAATGGAATTGATTTATGAAACTGAGGCAATTATACAATAATATTTAATGAACTCAAAACACACTATTTCATAACATCCAACAAAAAAGATTTCGACTATTCCGTCTTACTTTATGAATTGACAGCAGAAGGAAAATACTTCCATTTAAGTTATCAGATCTAACTCGCAAGCCATACACACAGCATGGAAGAACGTAAATTACTCATCCCTCATCAACCCAACTTCTATCACTTTCAATGATACAAGAATCATTAGTAAACAGATGAAGAAAGGAAGTAAAATGATTGTGGTGATTACTGGAAATAAAAACTCTAATTTTCAAATCAATTA encodes:
- a CDS encoding leucine-rich repeat domain-containing protein, translated to MKNYIILLVSLIFITSCVTLSEQEAENKILAIADNQKSGSYKNVVIENGHFTHYVVCKYYQTVPKEILAFTKLKRLTISFNKEMTSIPEFINKYDSLYELNIMYNGVTKINDDAFHIPTLKVMDLCDNLLQDLPTSIQDLDNLKSLDLSNNKFTTFPKEILSLKNLKVLNLTGNQISTLPDEIGELENLEELYLRGNPIAELPASFKKLKKLKILWSDDTKLKHFPKMLCEMKSLEKILINADTLNIPTEIDQLRNLDKIRMYDGYVPSLPSSIGNLSKLETFHFKNCDLSKVTFHSSFKNLDHLRMFEIENGNISTFPSFLTDLDSLKTLGLIGNRELVALQEGLVKCTILEQLDINHNSLKSLPIDIGYIKKLHYLNIEGNRLTTLPVSLRYNKANLAILYYGNPWQWLPKELVDNFETNTGRGLPPGEVR